A DNA window from Gammaproteobacteria bacterium contains the following coding sequences:
- the ubiG gene encoding bifunctional 2-polyprenyl-6-hydroxyphenol methylase/3-demethylubiquinol 3-O-methyltransferase UbiG, whose protein sequence is MAIFSNNVDPAEIAKFSLLAEDWWNPFGSSKPLHDINPLRFEFIKKYTPLSNMAILDIGCGGGILSESLAKEGGKVTGIDLSEDAIKVATLHSQDQNVSVTYQVASAEDYAEEFPAQFDIITCMELLEHVPSPDSIIQACATLLKPKGHLFLSTINRNPKAYLYAILGAEYLLKLLPKGTHQYEKFIRPIEMAEMLHQADLQLAHMSGMHYHPIFKTYSLTDDVSVNYLVHCYKG, encoded by the coding sequence ATGGCAATATTTAGCAATAATGTAGACCCCGCTGAGATAGCAAAATTTTCATTGTTAGCTGAAGATTGGTGGAATCCATTTGGAAGCTCCAAACCATTGCATGATATTAATCCTCTACGATTTGAATTTATCAAAAAATATACCCCTCTCAGTAATATGGCTATTTTGGATATTGGCTGTGGAGGGGGAATTTTATCTGAAAGTTTAGCCAAAGAGGGCGGTAAAGTTACGGGAATTGATCTTTCCGAAGACGCTATTAAAGTTGCGACCTTGCATTCCCAGGACCAAAATGTCTCTGTCACCTACCAGGTGGCTTCTGCAGAAGATTATGCTGAGGAATTTCCCGCTCAATTCGATATAATCACGTGCATGGAACTTTTAGAGCATGTCCCGAGCCCTGATTCCATTATTCAGGCTTGTGCAACATTACTGAAGCCCAAAGGCCATCTTTTCCTCTCCACTATTAATCGAAACCCGAAAGCGTATTTATATGCGATCCTCGGTGCGGAGTACTTACTTAAACTCTTACCCAAGGGAACGCATCAATACGAAAAATTCATCCGTCCTATAGAAATGGCCGAGATGCTGCACCAAGCTGACCTACAGTTGGCCCACATGTCGGGTATGCATTATCATCCCATTTTCAAAACCTACTCATTGACAGATGACGTTTCCGTCAACTACTTAGTGCATTGCTACAAGGGATGA
- a CDS encoding HAD-IA family hydrolase, with amino-acid sequence MTFPKIKTVLFDLDGTLLDTAPDLAYALNKLLEQEGLSPVSYEKVREVASDGSRALLALGMQVNEEHPQFDNFKNIFLKYYQQHISVSTTLFPGMDIVLNHLDEQGIAWGVVTNKPSQLTQVLMSDLELTDRCACIIGADAALRPKPHPDSLLLACEKTQSLPSECVYIGDAERDIEAAKYAGMRSIAALYGYLRNDCSPEYWHADYYIDHPKDIVCWLNKQLSFAECN; translated from the coding sequence ATGACTTTCCCCAAAATAAAAACCGTTTTATTCGATCTTGATGGCACCTTACTGGATACAGCCCCTGACTTGGCCTACGCATTAAATAAACTCTTAGAGCAAGAAGGACTCTCGCCAGTTTCTTACGAGAAAGTAAGAGAGGTAGCTTCTGATGGTAGCCGGGCATTGCTGGCGCTAGGTATGCAGGTCAACGAAGAACATCCCCAGTTTGATAACTTCAAAAACATCTTTTTAAAGTATTATCAGCAGCATATTAGTGTTAGTACTACGCTTTTCCCCGGTATGGACATAGTGTTGAATCATCTCGACGAACAAGGCATTGCCTGGGGCGTCGTGACCAATAAACCGAGTCAACTCACCCAGGTATTAATGTCAGACTTAGAGCTAACAGATCGCTGCGCTTGTATAATTGGAGCGGATGCAGCGCTTCGTCCTAAACCTCACCCTGATTCACTCTTGCTTGCCTGTGAAAAGACCCAATCGTTACCAAGTGAATGCGTTTATATTGGTGATGCTGAGCGTGATATAGAGGCAGCTAAATATGCAGGAATGCGATCCATCGCGGCGTTATATGGGTATTTACGTAATGATTGCTCACCGGAATACTGGCACGCTGATTATTATATCGATCATCCTAAAGATATTGTTTGTTGGCTAAATAAACAGCTTTCATTCGCCGAGTGCAATTAA
- a CDS encoding F-box protein, with protein MLKDKLDNYFSIEDLPQEILLEIIFLLKTNDKLSLRQASTSFSRLINREGAWSGQIKGFYAEENIFPKLIEDNFHKKIKQRNLSAGDLTKLLKNLKNANGDSLIEIDEEKAREILSAKVRVANYLRNRDMVLPHVICLLITLAVLITGMTVFFYDEKDYDRAVNTCHEYDMRELALLRCVASTNRYVAKRSFFSMPGAFGSGAILKYVDSALHFKLIKKDYMHILDDQDERRSLMSKVAWLTFKNRNVISFAIILPMTLSILNKIAFSLEIDVSPCFEGDDLSLICLEEKRDQQIEINERFLAIIGAVAGYYVPAAINSSCEIVKYLSNKISQCSKDDIVHKATNVGSNAWTSVKTGIQSFSNFFLQRSSYAETLSEDEVPLLRVI; from the coding sequence ATGTTAAAAGACAAATTAGACAATTATTTTTCTATAGAGGATCTACCGCAAGAAATATTGCTGGAGATTATTTTTCTTCTGAAGACAAATGATAAGTTAAGTTTAAGGCAAGCGAGTACGTCTTTTTCTCGTTTGATAAATCGTGAAGGCGCATGGAGCGGGCAAATTAAAGGTTTTTATGCTGAAGAAAATATTTTTCCTAAACTAATAGAAGATAATTTCCACAAAAAGATCAAACAACGGAATCTTTCTGCTGGTGATTTAACAAAACTTTTAAAAAATTTAAAGAATGCTAATGGCGACTCTCTTATCGAAATTGATGAAGAAAAAGCACGAGAGATTCTTAGTGCTAAAGTTAGAGTAGCCAATTATTTAAGAAACAGGGACATGGTTTTGCCACATGTCATCTGCTTACTAATTACGCTAGCGGTACTCATAACGGGTATGACAGTCTTTTTTTATGATGAAAAGGATTATGATAGAGCTGTTAATACTTGTCATGAGTATGACATGCGTGAGTTAGCTTTACTTAGGTGTGTGGCTTCTACAAACCGATATGTCGCAAAACGAAGTTTTTTTAGTATGCCAGGCGCTTTTGGTAGCGGCGCTATTCTAAAATATGTTGATTCTGCTCTTCATTTTAAGCTAATCAAAAAGGATTATATGCATATATTAGATGATCAAGATGAAAGGCGAAGTTTAATGTCCAAGGTGGCTTGGTTAACTTTTAAAAATAGAAATGTGATTTCTTTTGCAATAATATTGCCGATGACATTATCTATTTTAAACAAAATTGCTTTCTCTTTAGAGATTGATGTTAGTCCCTGTTTTGAAGGTGACGATCTAAGTCTAATTTGCCTCGAAGAAAAGCGTGACCAGCAAATAGAAATAAACGAGCGTTTTCTTGCTATTATAGGAGCTGTAGCGGGTTATTATGTGCCTGCTGCAATAAATAGTAGTTGTGAGATTGTAAAATATTTGTCCAATAAGATATCGCAATGCTCTAAAGATGACATTGTTCATAAAGCTACTAATGTAGGTTCCAATGCATGGACTTCTGTAAAGACAGGCATACAGTCATTCTCTAATTTCTTTTTGCAGCGAAGTTCTTATGCGGAAACCCTATCAGAAGATGAAGTACCACTTCTCAGAGTTATATAA
- the sohB gene encoding protease SohB, protein MDEEIKVLHFFAEYGLFLAKVATLVLALIVLISFIIAAASKGKSAKEKLKIKKLNKRFEDYKDTLNDQILNKNELKQIAKTDKKKNKAAKKQPHTRKRVFVLDFNGDIKASATTSLREEVTAILTVANPSDEVVVRLESPGGIVPCYGLAASQLKRLRDRNIFLTIAVDKVAASGGYMMACVANKILAAPYSIIGSIGVVAQLPNFHRLLKKNNIDFEQITAGAYKRTLSMFGENTEKGREKVQEDVNNVHEIFKEFIIENRPNINIDEIATGEHWHGVQALNLQLIDELMTSDDYLLKSSFDKDIYEVHYEPKKSFADKFSLSLKKASDEFLGPTQKFELFY, encoded by the coding sequence ATGGACGAGGAGATAAAAGTGTTACATTTTTTTGCCGAATATGGCCTTTTTTTAGCTAAAGTAGCCACGCTGGTGCTGGCCCTCATTGTGCTAATTTCCTTTATCATTGCTGCTGCTTCAAAGGGCAAATCAGCAAAAGAAAAACTCAAGATCAAGAAACTCAATAAGCGGTTTGAGGATTATAAGGACACCTTAAATGACCAAATCTTAAATAAGAATGAACTAAAGCAGATAGCGAAAACTGACAAGAAAAAAAATAAAGCCGCTAAAAAACAACCCCATACACGTAAAAGAGTTTTTGTGTTGGATTTCAATGGGGATATAAAAGCTTCCGCAACTACCTCTTTACGTGAAGAAGTGACAGCTATTTTGACCGTCGCAAATCCGAGTGATGAAGTAGTGGTAAGGCTTGAAAGCCCTGGCGGAATTGTTCCTTGTTATGGCCTTGCCGCTTCACAATTAAAGAGATTGCGTGATAGAAATATATTTTTAACTATAGCGGTCGATAAGGTAGCGGCTAGTGGGGGCTATATGATGGCCTGCGTAGCTAACAAAATTTTAGCTGCTCCATACTCTATCATCGGATCAATAGGCGTCGTTGCCCAGTTACCGAATTTCCATCGTTTGTTGAAAAAAAATAATATTGATTTTGAGCAAATCACGGCGGGAGCTTATAAACGTACCCTGAGCATGTTTGGTGAAAACACGGAAAAAGGCCGCGAAAAAGTGCAAGAAGATGTCAATAATGTTCATGAAATATTCAAAGAATTTATTATAGAAAATCGGCCTAATATCAACATTGATGAAATTGCAACGGGAGAACATTGGCACGGTGTACAGGCGCTAAATTTACAACTCATCGACGAATTGATGACCAGCGATGATTACTTGCTGAAGTCAAGTTTCGATAAAGATATCTATGAAGTGCATTACGAGCCCAAAAAATCGTTTGCCGATAAGTTCTCGCTTTCATTAAAAAAAGCTTCCGATGAATTTTTAGGGCCGACTCAGAAGTTTGAGTTGTTCTACTAA
- the pepN gene encoding aminopeptidase N codes for MAKMTKPQETHLKDYEPSNYLFENVFLHFDLHPDYTIVKSILKIYRNPESKGDNSLCLNGEELQLRTILLEGTTLHPDQYEVTADKLIIPQVPDQFTLEIEVLIKPAENKALSGLYQSKGNYCTQCEAQGFRRITYFLDRPDVLTRFTTTITADKTRYPVLLSNGNLVDSKELEGNRQWVMWEDPSLKPCYLFALVAGDYEWLEDTFDTLSGRTVLLRVYVEKGNLSQSDYAMGSLKRAMRWDEETYGREYDLDIYMIVAVSDFNMGAMENKGLNIFNDRYILAKPDTATDDDYINIESVIGHEYFHNWSGNRVTVSNWFQITLKEGLTIFRDQNFTADMTSHAVKRIKDVNVIRNFQFPQDAGPMAHPIRPDSYIEINNFYTVTVYNKGAEVIRMMETLLGKETFRKAMDIYFATNDGKAVTTENFVQAMEQASDLDLTQFRRWYTQAGTPQVEATGNYDEKTKTFTLHLKQFTPPTPDQAQKEDYLIPIRMALLSPEGEELALHLEGDDSKEGEKVKVISLTKAEQKFVFNNITQKPLPSLLRNFSAPVKLHYPYTDEELIFLMSHDTDGFNSWDAGQQLAAKLIIKLVNKYQPDQELQIGDEFTEAFSTILNNSKLDKLLMAEMLSFPAETYLLELMDSADITAIYCVRKNLRKHLATQLKKDFLRLYHENNISQFSLDKEAMGQRRIKNLSLSYLMLLEEKEILAMAMKQFHTSNNLTDTIGALSALTNIDSKEREEAFNEFYDQWQKEPLVVDKWFSLQAISTLPHTFETVKALMSHSSFDLKNPNKTRALIGAFTNYNHLRFHDKSGEPYAFLADLVMSIDSFNPQLAARLIEPLIRWRKYDKDRQALMREELTRISNVPKLSNDVYEIVTKSLV; via the coding sequence ATGGCTAAAATGACTAAACCCCAAGAGACCCATCTCAAGGATTATGAACCAAGTAACTACCTCTTTGAAAATGTCTTCCTCCATTTCGATCTACATCCTGACTACACAATTGTAAAAAGTATCCTGAAGATCTACCGCAATCCAGAATCTAAGGGGGATAATAGTCTCTGTTTAAATGGAGAGGAGTTACAATTAAGGACGATTCTTCTTGAAGGTACAACGCTTCATCCCGATCAATATGAAGTGACCGCTGACAAGCTTATTATTCCGCAAGTTCCAGATCAATTTACGCTGGAAATTGAAGTGTTGATCAAACCGGCTGAAAATAAAGCGTTGAGCGGCTTATATCAGTCAAAGGGAAATTATTGCACGCAGTGCGAAGCCCAAGGCTTTCGACGCATCACTTACTTCTTAGATAGACCTGATGTACTCACTCGCTTCACTACGACTATTACCGCCGATAAAACGCGTTATCCTGTGTTGTTGTCTAATGGTAATTTGGTGGACAGTAAGGAGCTTGAAGGAAACCGACAATGGGTCATGTGGGAAGACCCTTCCCTTAAACCTTGTTACTTATTTGCGCTGGTAGCCGGAGATTATGAGTGGCTAGAAGATACTTTTGACACCCTGTCTGGGCGCACAGTGTTGCTCCGCGTCTATGTGGAAAAAGGCAACCTATCACAAAGCGACTATGCAATGGGCTCGCTTAAAAGGGCAATGCGCTGGGATGAAGAAACCTACGGCCGTGAATATGATCTAGATATCTACATGATAGTTGCAGTAAGCGACTTCAATATGGGAGCGATGGAAAACAAGGGACTAAATATTTTTAATGACCGGTATATTTTAGCAAAACCGGATACGGCTACCGATGACGACTATATCAATATTGAAAGTGTTATCGGTCACGAATACTTTCATAACTGGTCTGGAAACAGAGTAACAGTGAGCAACTGGTTTCAAATTACGTTGAAAGAAGGCCTGACTATCTTCCGTGATCAGAATTTTACCGCTGACATGACATCTCACGCAGTTAAACGCATTAAAGATGTCAATGTGATTCGCAATTTTCAATTTCCTCAAGATGCTGGCCCCATGGCCCATCCCATCCGACCAGATTCTTATATTGAGATAAACAATTTTTATACGGTTACGGTTTACAATAAAGGCGCCGAAGTCATCCGCATGATGGAAACCTTACTCGGCAAAGAAACCTTTAGAAAAGCCATGGATATTTATTTTGCCACCAACGATGGCAAGGCTGTGACCACAGAAAATTTTGTACAAGCAATGGAACAAGCTTCTGACCTTGACCTTACGCAATTTCGTCGCTGGTATACTCAAGCAGGAACCCCGCAGGTGGAAGCCACAGGAAACTATGATGAAAAAACAAAAACCTTTACGCTACATCTGAAACAATTCACCCCTCCTACGCCGGATCAAGCCCAAAAAGAGGATTATTTAATCCCCATTCGTATGGCATTACTTAGTCCCGAGGGCGAAGAATTAGCATTACATCTGGAGGGTGATGACAGCAAGGAAGGTGAAAAAGTAAAAGTTATCTCGCTTACCAAAGCGGAACAGAAATTCGTGTTCAACAATATTACTCAAAAGCCGCTGCCCTCGTTGCTGCGAAACTTTTCAGCGCCTGTCAAATTACACTATCCCTACACAGATGAAGAGCTCATTTTTTTAATGTCTCATGATACAGATGGATTTAACTCGTGGGATGCAGGTCAACAGTTGGCTGCAAAACTTATTATTAAGTTGGTAAATAAATACCAACCTGATCAAGAATTACAAATTGGTGATGAATTTACCGAGGCGTTCAGCACTATTCTCAATAATTCAAAATTAGATAAACTTCTTATGGCAGAAATGCTGAGTTTTCCTGCGGAAACATACCTGTTGGAGTTGATGGATAGTGCGGATATCACCGCCATCTATTGTGTTCGCAAAAATTTGAGAAAACATTTAGCGACCCAACTTAAAAAAGATTTTTTACGTCTTTATCATGAAAATAATATTTCCCAGTTTAGTTTAGACAAAGAAGCGATGGGGCAACGACGCATTAAAAACCTTAGTCTTTCCTATTTAATGTTATTAGAGGAAAAAGAAATTCTTGCCATGGCTATGAAACAATTTCATACCTCCAATAATCTTACCGATACCATTGGGGCTTTATCAGCCTTGACTAACATCGATTCTAAGGAGCGTGAAGAGGCCTTTAATGAATTTTATGATCAATGGCAAAAAGAGCCCTTGGTGGTCGACAAATGGTTTTCTCTGCAAGCCATATCAACATTACCGCATACCTTTGAAACAGTTAAAGCGCTTATGTCACACTCCAGTTTTGACTTAAAAAATCCTAACAAAACAAGGGCGTTGATTGGTGCATTTACAAATTATAATCATCTCCGGTTCCACGACAAAAGTGGTGAACCATATGCTTTTTTAGCGGATCTTGTGATGAGTATTGATTCATTTAATCCACAACTTGCAGCGAGATTAATTGAACCCTTAATTCGTTGGCGCAAATATGACAAAGATCGCCAAGCACTGATGAGAGAAGAGCTTACACGTATATCTAACGTGCCAAAATTATCGAATGATGTTTACGAAATTGTAACCAAAAGTTTGGTCTAA
- a CDS encoding cation transporter: protein MHSHSHDHGDHKHNLTQNVLIISMILAFVFAGIEGVAGWWSQSLALLSDAGHMFSDALALALAAFAAWVAKKPPSTQHSYGLGRAEILGAWASSLLVLAVAIFVVVEAIQRLHAPQPVSGGVVMLVAFLGVVVNIGIAWILTHGEQSLNVRAAVLHVMGDLLGSVAALISGAVIYFTHWTPIDPILSIFISVLIVVSSFRLLKESLVILMEGVPLHLDINTIGKAMASIDKVRSVHDLHIWTLSSGVIVLTAHVEIDEFHQWNDILHTLRSMLIKEYKIEHVTLQPETHTHVIYHMPSRPI from the coding sequence ATGCATAGCCATTCGCACGATCACGGCGACCATAAACATAATCTCACTCAAAATGTGCTGATTATTTCTATGATACTTGCCTTTGTCTTCGCAGGCATTGAAGGTGTTGCAGGTTGGTGGTCTCAATCTCTCGCCCTACTCAGTGATGCCGGCCATATGTTTTCCGATGCGCTGGCTTTGGCACTTGCTGCGTTTGCAGCATGGGTGGCGAAGAAACCGCCTTCAACGCAACATTCCTATGGTTTAGGCAGAGCAGAAATTCTAGGCGCATGGGCAAGTAGTTTACTCGTACTAGCGGTAGCCATTTTTGTGGTGGTTGAAGCCATACAAAGACTTCATGCTCCGCAGCCCGTCTCGGGTGGGGTGGTGATGCTAGTCGCTTTTTTGGGTGTTGTTGTCAATATAGGCATCGCCTGGATATTAACCCATGGAGAACAGAGTCTCAATGTGAGAGCAGCGGTGCTCCATGTCATGGGGGATTTACTAGGATCTGTTGCTGCACTCATTTCTGGAGCCGTGATTTATTTTACCCATTGGACTCCAATAGATCCTATTTTATCCATTTTTATCTCGGTCTTAATTGTGGTTTCAAGTTTTCGCTTACTCAAAGAATCGCTAGTAATACTCATGGAAGGCGTTCCACTACATTTAGATATCAATACTATAGGCAAGGCCATGGCGAGTATTGACAAGGTAAGATCGGTTCACGATTTACATATTTGGACCTTATCCTCGGGGGTTATCGTTTTAACTGCCCATGTGGAAATTGATGAGTTTCATCAGTGGAATGATATTCTGCATACTCTTCGATCAATGCTAATCAAAGAATACAAAATTGAGCATGTCACCTTGCAACCCGAAACACATACTCACGTAATTTATCATATGCCTTCACGCCCGATTTAG
- a CDS encoding Hpt domain-containing protein, which yields MNNENVVDHPLSIDWQLSITLAGGDKKLAKDLLEMYIADLPRSSEAIHAAHLEKQYGELLNQVHRLHGASCYCGVTRLKSILSNMEFAAREKQTQQFEDALHEFDEEVNNVMASYKMVSFA from the coding sequence ATGAATAATGAAAATGTAGTTGATCACCCTCTTTCTATTGATTGGCAATTGAGTATTACATTGGCTGGTGGTGATAAAAAATTAGCCAAAGATTTATTGGAAATGTACATAGCAGATTTACCTAGATCGAGTGAGGCTATTCATGCTGCCCATCTCGAAAAGCAATACGGTGAATTGCTTAATCAGGTTCATAGGCTTCACGGCGCATCATGCTATTGTGGGGTGACACGATTGAAATCTATACTGTCCAACATGGAATTTGCTGCAAGAGAAAAACAAACTCAACAATTTGAAGACGCCTTACATGAATTCGATGAAGAAGTGAATAACGTTATGGCTTCTTATAAGATGGTTAGTTTCGCGTAG
- a CDS encoding L,D-transpeptidase: MYKAITIIIFSTLFSFTAVQAEEYFSTKLCETDQYESIQAQRGDTWNRLFPDPDQRNIVQRLNRMNTRLKSGMYVAVPPELETIDIMALSPFPFTISSPGSKLIVVDLTLLAWGAYDTEGVLLKWGPASGGREWCYDIKEPGKTVMGRFQIYDVRGKNCISKQFPVEKGGAPMPYAMFFQGGYALHGSDEVPGYNASHGCVRLFNEDAKWLNEEFVGQPGRTKVLVLPY; this comes from the coding sequence ATGTATAAAGCAATAACAATAATAATATTCAGCACGTTGTTCTCTTTTACCGCCGTCCAAGCAGAAGAATATTTTAGTACGAAATTATGTGAAACCGATCAATATGAATCTATTCAAGCCCAACGCGGAGATACATGGAATCGACTTTTTCCAGATCCCGATCAACGAAATATTGTTCAGCGTTTGAATAGGATGAATACCCGGCTTAAGTCAGGAATGTATGTAGCCGTCCCCCCCGAGCTGGAAACAATAGATATTATGGCTTTATCGCCCTTCCCTTTTACCATTTCCTCTCCCGGATCAAAGCTCATTGTTGTTGACTTAACTTTGTTGGCTTGGGGTGCTTATGATACAGAAGGTGTGCTGCTTAAATGGGGGCCCGCTTCAGGCGGTCGGGAATGGTGCTACGATATCAAGGAACCCGGTAAAACAGTGATGGGCCGCTTTCAAATCTATGACGTTCGAGGCAAAAACTGCATTTCTAAACAATTTCCCGTTGAAAAAGGTGGCGCGCCCATGCCCTATGCAATGTTTTTTCAAGGAGGTTACGCCCTGCATGGTTCTGATGAGGTCCCGGGCTACAATGCCAGCCATGGTTGTGTCCGGCTTTTCAATGAAGATGCAAAATGGCTCAATGAAGAATTTGTGGGTCAGCCTGGGAGAACTAAGGTGTTAGTCCTTCCTTATTAA